Proteins from a genomic interval of Chanos chanos chromosome 3, fChaCha1.1, whole genome shotgun sequence:
- the csgalnact1a gene encoding chondroitin sulfate N-acetylgalactosaminyltransferase 1 isoform X4 gives MPRRGLLARLSRVGAMLVVLCCSLSLLYVITCGPHNEDSLVGNPLPRASYHALLQEREEQHRQHIASLKRQIAQLKEALQERSEQLKGVQDSLERAEAADKTGALPGGEEGAERNHADLQEFLRSQLGRAEVQAGVRLPSEYAVVPFESFTLQRVYQLEMGLTRHPEEKPVRKDRRDELGEVVESALQALNAPRDRGDKSTASKVYAPSDFIEGIARTEKDKGTLYELTFRGEQKQEFRRLVLFRPFGPLMKVKNERVDTAATPINIVVPLSQRADKFRQFMNNFREVCVKQDGRVHLTVVYFGRDQMDEVRGILENTSREMNFRNFTLIQLNEEFSRGRGLDVGARAWKGGNVLLFFCDVDIFFTADFLNTCRLNAQPGKKVFYPVLFSQYNPAVIYGAHDHIPPIEQQLVIKKDTGFWRDFGFGMTCQYRSDFINIGGFDVDIKGWGGEDVHLYRKYLHSNLLVVRAPSRGLFHLWHEKHCADELPPEQYKMCMQSKAMNEASHGQLGMLLFRHEIEAHLRKQKQRQGAKKT, from the exons ATGCCGCGTAGGGGTCTTCTGGCACGGCTGTCCCGTGTTGGAGCCATGCTGGTGGTTctgtgttgctctctctctctcctctacgtCATAACCTGCGGCCCTCACAATGAAGACTCTCTTGTGGGCAATCCGCTGCCCCGGGCTa GCTACCATGCTCTCCTGCAGGAGCGGGAGGAGCAGCACCGTCAGCACATTGCCAGCCTAAAGAGGCAGATAGCCCAACTGAAGGAGGCGCTACAGGAGCGCAGCGAGCAGCTCAAGGGCGTTCAGGACTCTTTGGAACGGGCTGAAGCGGCCGACAAAACGGGGGCTTTACCCGGAGGTGAGGAAGGAGCCGAACGCAACCACGCAGACCTGCAGGAATTCCTCCGTAGCCAGCTGGGGAGGGCAGAGGTGCAGGCGGGCGTGCGTCTCCCCAGCGAGTACGCGGTTGTGCCCTTTGAGAGCTTCACTCTGCAGCGTGTCTATCAGTTGGAGATGGGGCTAACACGGCATCCGGAGGAGAAGCCGGTGCGTAAGGACAGACGTGATGAACTGGGTGAGGTGGTGGAGAGTGCCCTGCAGGCCCTGAACGCACCCCGTGACAGAGGAGACAAATCCACAGCCAGCAAGGTCTACGCCCCGTCTGACTTCATCGAGG GCATTGCTCGGACAGAGAAGGACAAAGGCACGCTGTATGAGCTGACGTTCAGAGGGGAACAGAAACAGGAGTTCAGGAGGTTGGTGCTGTTCCGTCCGTTTGGACCGCTCATGAAGGTGAAGAACGAGAGAGTGGACACAGCTGCCACGCCCATCAACATTGTGGTTCCCCTGTCTCAGAGAGCTGACAAATTCAGACAGTTCATGAACAACTTCAG ggaggtgtgtgtgaagCAGGATGGGCGGGTACACCTCACCGTGGTGTACTTTGGCCGAGATCAGATGGATGAAGTCAGAGGAATCTTGGAGAACACATCCAg GGAGATGAATTTCCGCAATTTTACACTGATTCAGCTGAACGAGGAGTTCTCCCGTGGCCGTGGGCTGGATGTGGGTGCCCGTGCCTGGAAGGGTGGGAACGTCCTGCTGTTCTTCTGTGACGTGGACATATTCTTCACTGCCGACTTCCTCAACACCTGTCGGCTGAACGCTCAGCCAG gcaAGAAGGTGTTTTATCCCGTTCTCTTCAGCCAATACAACCCGGCGGTAATCTATGGCGCTCACGACCATATCCCCCCTATAGAGCAGCAACTG gTCATTAAAAAAGACACTGGGTTCTGGAGAGATTTTGGTTTTGGAATGACATGTCAATACAGATCAGATTTCATCAATATAG GTGGCTTTGATGTGGACATTAAAGGCTGGGGCGGAGAAGATGTTCACCTCTACAGAAAGTACCTTCACAGTAACCTTCTGGTGGTGCGGGCTCCCTCTCGCGGGTTGTTCCACCTGTGGCACGAGAAGCACTGCGCGGACGAGCTGCCACCGGAGCAGTATAAGATGTGCATGCAATCCAAAGCCATGAACGAGGCGTCTCACGGCCAGCTGGGCATGCTGCTCTTCCGCCACGAGATCGAGGCTCACCTCCGCAAGCAGAAGCAACGTCAAGGTGCCAAGAAGActtga
- the csgalnact1a gene encoding chondroitin sulfate N-acetylgalactosaminyltransferase 1 isoform X2, translated as MMPRRGLLARLSRVGAMLVVLCCSLSLLYVITCGPHNEDSLVGNPLPRASGGAGREGYHALLQEREEQHRQHIASLKRQIAQLKEALQERSEQLKGVQDSLERAEAADKTGALPGGEEGAERNHADLQEFLRSQLGRAEVQAGVRLPSEYAVVPFESFTLQRVYQLEMGLTRHPEEKPVRKDRRDELGEVVESALQALNAPRDRGDKSTASKVYAPSDFIEGIARTEKDKGTLYELTFRGEQKQEFRRLVLFRPFGPLMKVKNERVDTAATPINIVVPLSQRADKFRQFMNNFREVCVKQDGRVHLTVVYFGRDQMDEVRGILENTSRSMNFRNFTLIQLNEEFSRGRGLDVGARAWKGGNVLLFFCDVDIFFTADFLNTCRLNAQPGKKVFYPVLFSQYNPAVIYGAHDHIPPIEQQLVIKKDTGFWRDFGFGMTCQYRSDFINIGGFDVDIKGWGGEDVHLYRKYLHSNLLVVRAPSRGLFHLWHEKHCADELPPEQYKMCMQSKAMNEASHGQLGMLLFRHEIEAHLRKQKQRQGAKKT; from the exons ATGATGCCGCGTAGGGGTCTTCTGGCACGGCTGTCCCGTGTTGGAGCCATGCTGGTGGTTctgtgttgctctctctctctcctctacgtCATAACCTGCGGCCCTCACAATGAAGACTCTCTTGTGGGCAATCCGCTGCCCCGGGCTagtggagggg CGGGGCGAGAAGGCTACCATGCTCTCCTGCAGGAGCGGGAGGAGCAGCACCGTCAGCACATTGCCAGCCTAAAGAGGCAGATAGCCCAACTGAAGGAGGCGCTACAGGAGCGCAGCGAGCAGCTCAAGGGCGTTCAGGACTCTTTGGAACGGGCTGAAGCGGCCGACAAAACGGGGGCTTTACCCGGAGGTGAGGAAGGAGCCGAACGCAACCACGCAGACCTGCAGGAATTCCTCCGTAGCCAGCTGGGGAGGGCAGAGGTGCAGGCGGGCGTGCGTCTCCCCAGCGAGTACGCGGTTGTGCCCTTTGAGAGCTTCACTCTGCAGCGTGTCTATCAGTTGGAGATGGGGCTAACACGGCATCCGGAGGAGAAGCCGGTGCGTAAGGACAGACGTGATGAACTGGGTGAGGTGGTGGAGAGTGCCCTGCAGGCCCTGAACGCACCCCGTGACAGAGGAGACAAATCCACAGCCAGCAAGGTCTACGCCCCGTCTGACTTCATCGAGG GCATTGCTCGGACAGAGAAGGACAAAGGCACGCTGTATGAGCTGACGTTCAGAGGGGAACAGAAACAGGAGTTCAGGAGGTTGGTGCTGTTCCGTCCGTTTGGACCGCTCATGAAGGTGAAGAACGAGAGAGTGGACACAGCTGCCACGCCCATCAACATTGTGGTTCCCCTGTCTCAGAGAGCTGACAAATTCAGACAGTTCATGAACAACTTCAG ggaggtgtgtgtgaagCAGGATGGGCGGGTACACCTCACCGTGGTGTACTTTGGCCGAGATCAGATGGATGAAGTCAGAGGAATCTTGGAGAACACATCCAggtca ATGAATTTCCGCAATTTTACACTGATTCAGCTGAACGAGGAGTTCTCCCGTGGCCGTGGGCTGGATGTGGGTGCCCGTGCCTGGAAGGGTGGGAACGTCCTGCTGTTCTTCTGTGACGTGGACATATTCTTCACTGCCGACTTCCTCAACACCTGTCGGCTGAACGCTCAGCCAG gcaAGAAGGTGTTTTATCCCGTTCTCTTCAGCCAATACAACCCGGCGGTAATCTATGGCGCTCACGACCATATCCCCCCTATAGAGCAGCAACTG gTCATTAAAAAAGACACTGGGTTCTGGAGAGATTTTGGTTTTGGAATGACATGTCAATACAGATCAGATTTCATCAATATAG GTGGCTTTGATGTGGACATTAAAGGCTGGGGCGGAGAAGATGTTCACCTCTACAGAAAGTACCTTCACAGTAACCTTCTGGTGGTGCGGGCTCCCTCTCGCGGGTTGTTCCACCTGTGGCACGAGAAGCACTGCGCGGACGAGCTGCCACCGGAGCAGTATAAGATGTGCATGCAATCCAAAGCCATGAACGAGGCGTCTCACGGCCAGCTGGGCATGCTGCTCTTCCGCCACGAGATCGAGGCTCACCTCCGCAAGCAGAAGCAACGTCAAGGTGCCAAGAAGActtga
- the csgalnact1a gene encoding chondroitin sulfate N-acetylgalactosaminyltransferase 1 isoform X1: MMPRRGLLARLSRVGAMLVVLCCSLSLLYVITCGPHNEDSLVGNPLPRASGGGGGGGGGGVGGGGVVGSSGPGGAGGAPSGPAGREGYHALLQEREEQHRQHIASLKRQIAQLKEALQERSEQLKGVQDSLERAEAADKTGALPGGEEGAERNHADLQEFLRSQLGRAEVQAGVRLPSEYAVVPFESFTLQRVYQLEMGLTRHPEEKPVRKDRRDELGEVVESALQALNAPRDRGDKSTASKVYAPSDFIEGIARTEKDKGTLYELTFRGEQKQEFRRLVLFRPFGPLMKVKNERVDTAATPINIVVPLSQRADKFRQFMNNFREVCVKQDGRVHLTVVYFGRDQMDEVRGILENTSREMNFRNFTLIQLNEEFSRGRGLDVGARAWKGGNVLLFFCDVDIFFTADFLNTCRLNAQPGKKVFYPVLFSQYNPAVIYGAHDHIPPIEQQLVIKKDTGFWRDFGFGMTCQYRSDFINIGGFDVDIKGWGGEDVHLYRKYLHSNLLVVRAPSRGLFHLWHEKHCADELPPEQYKMCMQSKAMNEASHGQLGMLLFRHEIEAHLRKQKQRQGAKKT; the protein is encoded by the exons ATGATGCCGCGTAGGGGTCTTCTGGCACGGCTGTCCCGTGTTGGAGCCATGCTGGTGGTTctgtgttgctctctctctctcctctacgtCATAACCTGCGGCCCTCACAATGAAGACTCTCTTGTGGGCAATCCGCTGCCCCGGGCTagtggagggggtggaggtggaggtggcggaggggtgggaggaggaggtgtggtGGGATCGAGTGGCCCGGGTGGGGCGGGAGGGGCTCCCAGCGGGCCAGCGGGGCGAGAAGGCTACCATGCTCTCCTGCAGGAGCGGGAGGAGCAGCACCGTCAGCACATTGCCAGCCTAAAGAGGCAGATAGCCCAACTGAAGGAGGCGCTACAGGAGCGCAGCGAGCAGCTCAAGGGCGTTCAGGACTCTTTGGAACGGGCTGAAGCGGCCGACAAAACGGGGGCTTTACCCGGAGGTGAGGAAGGAGCCGAACGCAACCACGCAGACCTGCAGGAATTCCTCCGTAGCCAGCTGGGGAGGGCAGAGGTGCAGGCGGGCGTGCGTCTCCCCAGCGAGTACGCGGTTGTGCCCTTTGAGAGCTTCACTCTGCAGCGTGTCTATCAGTTGGAGATGGGGCTAACACGGCATCCGGAGGAGAAGCCGGTGCGTAAGGACAGACGTGATGAACTGGGTGAGGTGGTGGAGAGTGCCCTGCAGGCCCTGAACGCACCCCGTGACAGAGGAGACAAATCCACAGCCAGCAAGGTCTACGCCCCGTCTGACTTCATCGAGG GCATTGCTCGGACAGAGAAGGACAAAGGCACGCTGTATGAGCTGACGTTCAGAGGGGAACAGAAACAGGAGTTCAGGAGGTTGGTGCTGTTCCGTCCGTTTGGACCGCTCATGAAGGTGAAGAACGAGAGAGTGGACACAGCTGCCACGCCCATCAACATTGTGGTTCCCCTGTCTCAGAGAGCTGACAAATTCAGACAGTTCATGAACAACTTCAG ggaggtgtgtgtgaagCAGGATGGGCGGGTACACCTCACCGTGGTGTACTTTGGCCGAGATCAGATGGATGAAGTCAGAGGAATCTTGGAGAACACATCCAg GGAGATGAATTTCCGCAATTTTACACTGATTCAGCTGAACGAGGAGTTCTCCCGTGGCCGTGGGCTGGATGTGGGTGCCCGTGCCTGGAAGGGTGGGAACGTCCTGCTGTTCTTCTGTGACGTGGACATATTCTTCACTGCCGACTTCCTCAACACCTGTCGGCTGAACGCTCAGCCAG gcaAGAAGGTGTTTTATCCCGTTCTCTTCAGCCAATACAACCCGGCGGTAATCTATGGCGCTCACGACCATATCCCCCCTATAGAGCAGCAACTG gTCATTAAAAAAGACACTGGGTTCTGGAGAGATTTTGGTTTTGGAATGACATGTCAATACAGATCAGATTTCATCAATATAG GTGGCTTTGATGTGGACATTAAAGGCTGGGGCGGAGAAGATGTTCACCTCTACAGAAAGTACCTTCACAGTAACCTTCTGGTGGTGCGGGCTCCCTCTCGCGGGTTGTTCCACCTGTGGCACGAGAAGCACTGCGCGGACGAGCTGCCACCGGAGCAGTATAAGATGTGCATGCAATCCAAAGCCATGAACGAGGCGTCTCACGGCCAGCTGGGCATGCTGCTCTTCCGCCACGAGATCGAGGCTCACCTCCGCAAGCAGAAGCAACGTCAAGGTGCCAAGAAGActtga
- the csgalnact1a gene encoding chondroitin sulfate N-acetylgalactosaminyltransferase 1 isoform X3 gives MPRRGLLARLSRVGAMLVVLCCSLSLLYVITCGPHNEDSLVGNPLPRATGREGYHALLQEREEQHRQHIASLKRQIAQLKEALQERSEQLKGVQDSLERAEAADKTGALPGGEEGAERNHADLQEFLRSQLGRAEVQAGVRLPSEYAVVPFESFTLQRVYQLEMGLTRHPEEKPVRKDRRDELGEVVESALQALNAPRDRGDKSTASKVYAPSDFIEGIARTEKDKGTLYELTFRGEQKQEFRRLVLFRPFGPLMKVKNERVDTAATPINIVVPLSQRADKFRQFMNNFREVCVKQDGRVHLTVVYFGRDQMDEVRGILENTSREMNFRNFTLIQLNEEFSRGRGLDVGARAWKGGNVLLFFCDVDIFFTADFLNTCRLNAQPGKKVFYPVLFSQYNPAVIYGAHDHIPPIEQQLVIKKDTGFWRDFGFGMTCQYRSDFINIGGFDVDIKGWGGEDVHLYRKYLHSNLLVVRAPSRGLFHLWHEKHCADELPPEQYKMCMQSKAMNEASHGQLGMLLFRHEIEAHLRKQKQRQGAKKT, from the exons ATGCCGCGTAGGGGTCTTCTGGCACGGCTGTCCCGTGTTGGAGCCATGCTGGTGGTTctgtgttgctctctctctctcctctacgtCATAACCTGCGGCCCTCACAATGAAGACTCTCTTGTGGGCAATCCGCTGCCCCGGGCTa CGGGGCGAGAAGGCTACCATGCTCTCCTGCAGGAGCGGGAGGAGCAGCACCGTCAGCACATTGCCAGCCTAAAGAGGCAGATAGCCCAACTGAAGGAGGCGCTACAGGAGCGCAGCGAGCAGCTCAAGGGCGTTCAGGACTCTTTGGAACGGGCTGAAGCGGCCGACAAAACGGGGGCTTTACCCGGAGGTGAGGAAGGAGCCGAACGCAACCACGCAGACCTGCAGGAATTCCTCCGTAGCCAGCTGGGGAGGGCAGAGGTGCAGGCGGGCGTGCGTCTCCCCAGCGAGTACGCGGTTGTGCCCTTTGAGAGCTTCACTCTGCAGCGTGTCTATCAGTTGGAGATGGGGCTAACACGGCATCCGGAGGAGAAGCCGGTGCGTAAGGACAGACGTGATGAACTGGGTGAGGTGGTGGAGAGTGCCCTGCAGGCCCTGAACGCACCCCGTGACAGAGGAGACAAATCCACAGCCAGCAAGGTCTACGCCCCGTCTGACTTCATCGAGG GCATTGCTCGGACAGAGAAGGACAAAGGCACGCTGTATGAGCTGACGTTCAGAGGGGAACAGAAACAGGAGTTCAGGAGGTTGGTGCTGTTCCGTCCGTTTGGACCGCTCATGAAGGTGAAGAACGAGAGAGTGGACACAGCTGCCACGCCCATCAACATTGTGGTTCCCCTGTCTCAGAGAGCTGACAAATTCAGACAGTTCATGAACAACTTCAG ggaggtgtgtgtgaagCAGGATGGGCGGGTACACCTCACCGTGGTGTACTTTGGCCGAGATCAGATGGATGAAGTCAGAGGAATCTTGGAGAACACATCCAg GGAGATGAATTTCCGCAATTTTACACTGATTCAGCTGAACGAGGAGTTCTCCCGTGGCCGTGGGCTGGATGTGGGTGCCCGTGCCTGGAAGGGTGGGAACGTCCTGCTGTTCTTCTGTGACGTGGACATATTCTTCACTGCCGACTTCCTCAACACCTGTCGGCTGAACGCTCAGCCAG gcaAGAAGGTGTTTTATCCCGTTCTCTTCAGCCAATACAACCCGGCGGTAATCTATGGCGCTCACGACCATATCCCCCCTATAGAGCAGCAACTG gTCATTAAAAAAGACACTGGGTTCTGGAGAGATTTTGGTTTTGGAATGACATGTCAATACAGATCAGATTTCATCAATATAG GTGGCTTTGATGTGGACATTAAAGGCTGGGGCGGAGAAGATGTTCACCTCTACAGAAAGTACCTTCACAGTAACCTTCTGGTGGTGCGGGCTCCCTCTCGCGGGTTGTTCCACCTGTGGCACGAGAAGCACTGCGCGGACGAGCTGCCACCGGAGCAGTATAAGATGTGCATGCAATCCAAAGCCATGAACGAGGCGTCTCACGGCCAGCTGGGCATGCTGCTCTTCCGCCACGAGATCGAGGCTCACCTCCGCAAGCAGAAGCAACGTCAAGGTGCCAAGAAGActtga